In one window of Micromonospora cathayae DNA:
- a CDS encoding MSMEG_6728 family protein → MQTFLPYPDFLASARVLDQRRLGKQRVETIQVLRGLTRPGYGWRHHPAVKMWAGYEEALVRYGLDVCAVWCATGRADTCAGTLTTDLAAACGVHRVRTQAELAGAGELPPWLGRDDLHRSHRSSLLRKDPDHYRPFFGDVPDDLEYVWPASDRPRRCGPG, encoded by the coding sequence ATGCAGACGTTCCTGCCGTACCCGGACTTCCTGGCCAGCGCCCGGGTGCTGGACCAGCGCCGGCTCGGCAAGCAGCGGGTGGAGACGATCCAGGTGCTGCGCGGGTTGACCCGCCCCGGGTACGGCTGGCGGCACCACCCGGCGGTGAAGATGTGGGCCGGGTACGAGGAGGCCCTGGTCCGGTACGGGCTGGACGTCTGTGCGGTGTGGTGCGCGACCGGCCGGGCGGACACCTGCGCCGGCACCCTCACCACCGACCTGGCCGCCGCCTGCGGCGTCCACCGGGTGCGTACCCAGGCGGAGCTGGCCGGGGCCGGCGAGTTGCCGCCCTGGCTGGGCCGGGACGACCTGCACCGCAGCCACCGTTCGTCGCTGCTGCGCAAGGACCCGGACCACTACCGCCCGTTCTTCGGCGACGTACCGGACGACCTGGAGTACGTCTGGCCCGCCTCGGACCGTCCCCGTCGCTGCGGCCCAGGGTGA